The following proteins are encoded in a genomic region of Arachis ipaensis cultivar K30076 chromosome B02, Araip1.1, whole genome shotgun sequence:
- the LOC107627213 gene encoding polyadenylate-binding protein 5-like: MIGKHFFSVFVNNLPNDISKKKLFLLFHWTGRINDIYLVRKLKNGIVYMFAFIRYTTKGGAMKAIAEMHHTRIRGKVIYVGEAKYRRAVGGENTRVGNGDFVRSKAEIRQPEKGESSTRVEETKKITHVKED, translated from the coding sequence ATGATtggaaaacattttttttcagtttttgtcAACAATTTGCCGAATGATATCTCCAAGAAGAAATTATTTCTCTTGTTCCATTGGACAGGACGAATTAACGACATCTATCTGGTTCGAAAGTTGAAGAATGGAATTGTGTATATGTTTGCGTTTATACGATATACAACAAAAGGGGGAGCGATGAAGGCCATAGCCGAAATGCATCATACAAGAATAAGGGGAAAGGTAATCTATGTAGGTGAGGCTAAGTACAGAAGGGCTGTGGGAGGTGAGAACACTAGAGTAGGCAATGGGGACTTTGTAAGATCTAAAGCAGAGATCAGGCAACCTGAGAAGGGTGAAAGTTCTACGAGAGTGGAAGAAACAAAGAAGATAACACATGTTAAGGAAGACTAA
- the LOC107625264 gene encoding uncharacterized protein LOC107625264, producing the protein MLSSPILVSLTFFISLPLVLLFSPQFLTTSYLPFTSDTHDHTLFRRASVTAAHTTTTTTTNNPKIAFLFLTNSNLSFAPLWEKFFSGHRHLFNIYIHADPSSTVADPGGVFRRRFIPSKKTNRASPSLISAARRLLASALIDDPHNQYFALVSQHCVPLLSFQFVYSYLFCNSIHSSFIEILSNETNLYDRYVARGENAMLPEVPYEEFRVGSQFFVLTRKHAAVVVRDKKLWRKFRLPCVTEEPCYPEEHYFPTLLSMEDRKGCTGFTLTRVNWTGCWDGHPHLYTPSEVSPGLIRRLRVSNSSYPFLFARKFSPECLAPLMEIADDVIFRD; encoded by the coding sequence ATGTTGTCATCGCCCATACTTGTCTCCCTCACTTTCTTCATTTCCCTCCCTCTCGTCCTCCTCTTCTCCCCACAATTCCTCACCACCTCTTACCTCCCCTTCACCTCCGACACTCACGACCACACCCTCTTCCGCCGCGCCAGCGTCACCGCTGctcacaccaccaccaccaccaccacaaacaACCCCAAAATTGCCTTCCTCTTCCTCACAAACTCCAACCTCTCCTTTGCCCCCTTGTGGGAGAAATTCTTCTCCGGGCATCGCCATCTCTTCAACATCTACATCCACGCGGACCCGTCCTCCACCGTCGCCGATCCTGGCGGCGTCTTTCGACGCCGCTTCATCCCTTCCAAGAAAACCAACCGCGCCTCGCCTTCCCTCATATCTGCCGCCCGCCGCCTCTTGGCATCCGCCCTCATCGACGATCCCCACAACCAATATTTCGCCCTCGTCTCCCAACACTGTGTTCCTCTCTTGTCTTTTCAATTCGTTTACAGTTACTTATTTTGCAACTCAATCCACTCCAGTTTCATAGAGATACTCTCCAACGAGACCAACCTGTATGACAGGTATGTAGCTCGTGGAGAAAACGCCATGCTGCCGGAAGTGCCGTACGAGGAGTTCCGGGTCGGGTCACAGTTCTTTGTCCTGACCCGGAAGCATGCGGCGGTTGTGGTGAGGGACAAGAAGCTGTGGAGGAAGTTCCGGCTTCCATGCGTGACAGAGGAGCCATGTTACCCAGAGGAGCACTACTTTCCGACGCTGCTGTCCATGGAGGACAGGAAGGGGTGCACCGGATTCACACTCACAAGGGTTAATTGGACCGGTTGCTGGGACGGGCATCCTCATCTGTATACGCCGTCGGAGGTATCGCCGGGGCTCATTCGCCGGCTAAGAGTGTCAAATTCGAGCTACCCGTTCCTCTTCGCGAGAAAGTTCTCGCCGGAGTGTCTCGCGCCGCTTATGGAAATCGCTGATGATGTCATTTTCCGGGACTGA